The following are encoded in a window of Esox lucius isolate fEsoLuc1 chromosome 14, fEsoLuc1.pri, whole genome shotgun sequence genomic DNA:
- the ppp1r26 gene encoding protein phosphatase 1 regulatory subunit 26 isoform X2, with protein sequence MYLMNVPPVAAIHSEWRSSCGGPPRGFSGLPLCFNDSDSDLSTTGTPIPEKVQMIIESLRSTQSSLDMGDEMELNQVLSGQPGQEAGARSSQGQGFKARRGPPLVTGPSSKFRGPPPPTHSDILLALPEVSSNVDSESPSADSDDSSDGIEEAIQEYLKEKDDHKRKAEPEAAGNVLQPPKTPRREAPLAVPEPPKQHSDSNKVLTASNQVPRSVKTYTQNTVPPTMKKHVKSKTPTCKENPFKKMDTSKAVVVKKLASFEKKRGPSNVYLLSDKLKGPVLNSKSEKSMKLEEHLSDSDSSSSSDDGIEEAIQRYQQEKRKDRHEGGGRQSTKPLRHLKEEADSSSSSDDGIEEAIRRYQLEKQKEKSVTKLSLSLPKQKQVSRGATAQHCPENANNQAGAVKKHKLSKKKKKKPETSSLPSQTPGSSLSLIKNRLPASSPKGNSLLSTKVEPLQQKEQELGATPGPATLKVNTITTTAELMCAEAILDISKAVIKMPDTFNPNAAAGLLSINSSTTEPTTTTSLLISGNCPDDERKSEDESSIDSEDGIEQEIRKFLEQKAQMHKQSPGTDSAVGTSPDGTNIVTEPKKHPKLSPAQKKTIRLSLTQKRKRKEEDNGRKVSNEEGETDLKMKEADPKPSTEHDGLSSLSASCLKNTPQLARASERRREQTGDKSSSLDSDEDLDTAIKDLLKTKKKLKKKTRDKKPPSALRSLKTEPKPISLLKTSLKVTPTSPSTESRNDKKKKGRISKNVSSHPQSNKKKESLNQANETDRAEVNRDVEGLSTEGSPVVVQIKEDSSSVDSDDSIEQEIRKFLAEKAKVSTSAVKTADGQDVGNGSGKTTVPVMERCIKSENQLAEISRMDVTQFSEPPRQTSPEQRRILGRGVFPNTTPANQGNPTTPDTARGSCLVLPLTPSSYPPAMEPTNGTGSGAARAEKRRRSSSGSGSSDAHQSASSEMARGHDHKSFPSPGTSLPRTDSEQSKGQAIPTTQTKEKIHKRNPFQYSSPSLGEKTARTPAYQCGVPTGLFDHRRSAETASRADTPVSTCPPVRTGRSLRTPLVPFHRPSSFETTSTSAAVFSSPFPSLTRRPTATGPSGRYFLHGHASGSGHRWGSSPTLAPGLAESSVVHVAKDRTTYVELSTNKTNHVQVRSREEKGSEGKEDRRRDLAAGERGRESERERGSRMTEERGGEQIGRREEECVDETDISESDERTSPEKKQGFPSLSLSSSIDPGITLSPYIALNTEERRRRFRWMCNTDAGKLPMNTRTEKTVKRKLKFLPFSSRINESTESKAQQLF encoded by the exons ATGTACTTGATGAATGTGCCTCCAGTTGCGGCTATTCACTCAGAATGGAGGTCCTCGTGCGGTGGTCCGCCCAGAGGCTTTAGCGGTCTACCCCTGTGCTTCAATGACTCTGACAGCGACTTGTCCACCACTGGAACACCCATCCCAGAGAAAGTCCAGATGATCATAGAGAGCTTAAGGAGCACCCAGTCCTCACTTGACATGGGCGACGAGATGGAGTTGAACCAGGTACTATCAGGACAACCGGGGCAGGAGGCTGGAGCCCGGAGTTCCCAGGGCCAAGGTTTCAAGGCCCGAAGGGGACCTCCTTTGGTGACAGGTCCTAGTTCCAAATTCAGAGGACCTCCTCCTCCCACTCACTCTGATATCTTGCTGGCACTGCCAGAAGTTTCCTCTAATGTTGATTCAGAGAGCCCAAGTGCTGACAGTGATGACTCAAGCGATGGCATTGAAGAGGCAATACAGGAGTACCTGAAGGAAAAGGACGACCACAAACGCAAGGCTGAGCCGGAGGCAGCTGGTAATGTACTACAGCCGCCTAAGACGCCCCGGAGGGAGGCTCCTCTAGCCGTTCCAGAACCTCCTAAACAACATTCTGACAGCAATAAGGTTTTAACTGCCAGCAACCAGGTCCCAAGAAGTGTGAAAACATATACTCAAAACACTGTACCACCAACcatgaaaaaacatgtaaaaagcAAGACACCCACTTGCAAAGAGAATCCCTTCAAGAAAATGGATACAAGCAAAGCAGTGGTGGTAAAAAAATTGGCCTCTTTTGAAAAGAAGAGAGGCCCCTCTAATGTGTACCTGCTCTCTGACAAACTGAAGGGACCTGTACTGAACAGCAAGTCAGAGAAATCAATGAAGCTGGAGGAACACTTGTCTGACAGTGACAGTAGCAGCAGCAGTGATGACGGCATTGAGGAGGCCATTCAGCGCTACCAGCAGGAGAAGAGGAAAGATAGACATGAAGGAGGAGGCAGACAGTCCACCAAACCCCTTCGCCACCTCAAAGAGGAAGCAGACTCTAGCAGCAGCAGCGATGACGGAATAGAAGAAGCTATTCGCCGTTACCAGCTGGAAAAGCAGAAAGAGAAGAGTGTAACCAAgctctctctatctctaccCAAGCAAAAGCAAGTGAGCAGGGGGGCAACTGCTCAACACTGTCCTGAGAACGCAAACAATCAGGCAGGGGCAgtgaaaaaacacaaactgtctaaaaagaaaaagaaaaaaccaGAGACATCCTCTCTACCCTCTCAGACTCCTGGTTCCTCGCTCTCCCTTATCAAAAACAGATTGCCAGCTAGCAGCCCCAAGGGGAACAGCCTCCTGTCCACCAAAGTGGAGCCCCTGCAACAGAAAGAGCAGGAGCTGGGTGCCACCCCAGGCCCAGCCACCCTGAAGGTCAACACTATTACCACCACAGCTGAGCTGATGTGTGCTGAGGCCATACTGGACATCTCCAAAGCTGTCATTAAAATGCCAGACACCTTCAACCCTAACGCAGCTGCTGGCCTTCTCAGTATCAACAGCAGTACCACAGAGCCAACCACCACCACTTCTCTTCTCATCTCTGGGAACTGCCCAGATGATGAGCGGAAAAGTGAGGATGAAAGCTCCATTGACAGCGAGGATGGGATTGAACAGGAAATCCGGAAGTTTCTCGAGCAGAAGGCCCAAATGCACAAACAGTCCCCTGGTACTGACTCAGCTGTTGGTACAAGTCCGGATGGAACTAACATAGTGACCGAACCAAAAAAACACCCCAAACTGAGTCCGGCCCAAAAGAAAACTATCAGACTGTCTTTGACTCAGAAAAGAAAGCGCAAAGAGGAAGACAACGGCAGAAAGGTTTCCAACGAGGAAGGAGAAACTGATCTCAAAATGAAAGAGGCCGATCCAAAGCCCTCCACCGAGCATGACGGACTGTCGAGCTTGTCCGCCTCCTGCCTGAAAAACACCCCTCAATTGGCCAGAGCCtcggagaggaggagagaacagaCCGGAGACAAGAGTAGCTCACTGGACAGCGACGAAGACCTGGACACAGCAATAAAAGACCTGCTCAAGACCAAGAAGAAGTTGAAGAAGAAGACTAGAGACAAGAAACCGCCGTCAGCATTAAGGAGCCTCAAAACAGAGCCTAAGCCCATCAGCCTTTTGAAAACCAGCCTTAAAGTCACCCCTACTAGTCCCTCTACCGAGAGCAGAAacgataaaaaaaagaaagggagaatTAGTAAGAATGTGTCAAGTCACCCACAAAGCAACAAGAAGAAAGAATCCCTAAACCAGGcaaatgagacagacagagctgaAGTAAACCGAGATGTAGAAGGGCTGTCAACAGAGGGTAGCCCAGTTGTTGTTCAGATAAAAGAAGACAGCAGTTCAGTGGACAGTGATGACAGCATTGAGCAGGAGATCAGAAAGTTCCTTGCGGAGAAGGCTAAGGTTTCTACTTCCGCTGTAAAAACGGCTGACGGACAGGACGTTGGGAATGGGAGTGGCAAGACTACAGTCCCTGTCATGGAGAGATGCATCAAATCGGAAAATCAGCTGGCTGAAATTTCAAGAATGGATGTTACTCAATTCTCTGAGCCGCCTCGCCAGACTAGTCCTGAGCAGAGAAGAATTCTAGGCAGGGGAGTCTTTCCGAACACAACCCCTGCAAATCAAGGAAACCCCACCACCCCAGACACCGCCAGGGGGTCGTGTCTCGTTTTACCCCTCACCCCAAGCTCCTACCCTCCCGCTATGGAGCCcaccaatggcactgggtcaggGGCTGCCAGGGCAGAAAAGAGGAGGAGATCCAGTTCGGGATCAGGAAGCAGCGATGCCCACCAGAGTGCCAGCTCAGAGATGGCAAGGGGTCATGACCACAAGTCATTTCCAAGCCCCGGCACCTCTTTGCCTAGAACTGACTCAGAGCAGAGCAAGGGCCAAGCCATCCCTACCACTCAGACAAAAGAGAAGATCCATAAGCGGAACCCATTCCAGTACAGCTCCCCTAGTTTGGGAGAAAAGACAGCCAGGACCCCAGCATATCAGTGTGGTGTGCCCACCGGCCTCTTCGACCATAGGAGGAGCGCTGAGACTGCATCTAGAGCCGACACGCCTGTCTCCACCTGTCCACCTGTCAGGACAGGGCGTAGCCTCAGAACCCCACTGGTTCCTTTCCACCGCCCCTCATCCTTCGAGACCACGTCCACGTCAGCCGCTGTTTTCAGCTCCCCTTTCCCCAGCTTGACCCGGAGACCTACGGCGACGGGGCCTTCAGGAAGGTACTTCCTCCATGGCCACGCGTCCGGTTCGGGCCACCGCTGGGGTTCGTCCCCGACCCTGGCCCCGGGACTGGCGGAGAGCAGCGTGGTACACGTGGCCAAGGACCGGACGACGTACGTTGAGCTGTCCACGAACAAGACCAATCACGTACAGGTCAGAAgcagggaggagaaagggagcgAGGGAAAGGAGGACAGGAGGCGAGATTTGGCCgcaggagagaggggaagggaaagtgagagggaaagggggagcAGGATgacagaggaaagaggaggagagcagaTAGGAAGACGGGAAGAGGAGTGTGTAGATGAGACAGATATCAGCGAGTCAGATGAGAGGACGAGCCCAGAGAAGAAGCAGGGCTTTCCCTCTTT GTCCCTGTCCAGCTCCATTGACCCTGGTATCACCCTCAGCCCATACATAGCACTGAACACAGAGGAGAGACGCAGGAGGTTCAGATGGATGTGTAATACAGATGCTGGGAAGCTGCCAATG AACACCAGGACGGAGAAAACTGTTAAGAGAAAGCTTAAATTTCTACCGTTTTCCAG cAGGATAAATGAATCTACTGAAAGCAAAGCACAGCAGTTGTTTTAG
- the ppp1r26 gene encoding protein phosphatase 1 regulatory subunit 26 isoform X1, translated as MYLMNVPPVAAIHSEWRSSCGGPPRGFSGLPLCFNDSDSDLSTTGTPIPEKVQMIIESLRSTQSSLDMGDEMELNQVLSGQPGQEAGARSSQGQGFKARRGPPLVTGPSSKFRGPPPPTHSDILLALPEVSSNVDSESPSADSDDSSDGIEEAIQEYLKEKDDHKRKAEPEAAGNVLQPPKTPRREAPLAVPEPPKQHSDSNKVLTASNQVPRSVKTYTQNTVPPTMKKHVKSKTPTCKENPFKKMDTSKAVVVKKLASFEKKRGPSNVYLLSDKLKGPVLNSKSEKSMKLEEHLSDSDSSSSSDDGIEEAIQRYQQEKRKDRHEGGGRQSTKPLRHLKEEADSSSSSDDGIEEAIRRYQLEKQKEKSVTKLSLSLPKQKQVSRGATAQHCPENANNQAGAVKKHKLSKKKKKKPETSSLPSQTPGSSLSLIKNRLPASSPKGNSLLSTKVEPLQQKEQELGATPGPATLKVNTITTTAELMCAEAILDISKAVIKMPDTFNPNAAAGLLSINSSTTEPTTTTSLLISGNCPDDERKSEDESSIDSEDGIEQEIRKFLEQKAQMHKQSPGTDSAVGTSPDGTNIVTEPKKHPKLSPAQKKTIRLSLTQKRKRKEEDNGRKVSNEEGETDLKMKEADPKPSTEHDGLSSLSASCLKNTPQLARASERRREQTGDKSSSLDSDEDLDTAIKDLLKTKKKLKKKTRDKKPPSALRSLKTEPKPISLLKTSLKVTPTSPSTESRNDKKKKGRISKNVSSHPQSNKKKESLNQANETDRAEVNRDVEGLSTEGSPVVVQIKEDSSSVDSDDSIEQEIRKFLAEKAKVSTSAVKTADGQDVGNGSGKTTVPVMERCIKSENQLAEISRMDVTQFSEPPRQTSPEQRRILGRGVFPNTTPANQGNPTTPDTARGSCLVLPLTPSSYPPAMEPTNGTGSGAARAEKRRRSSSGSGSSDAHQSASSEMARGHDHKSFPSPGTSLPRTDSEQSKGQAIPTTQTKEKIHKRNPFQYSSPSLGEKTARTPAYQCGVPTGLFDHRRSAETASRADTPVSTCPPVRTGRSLRTPLVPFHRPSSFETTSTSAAVFSSPFPSLTRRPTATGPSGRYFLHGHASGSGHRWGSSPTLAPGLAESSVVHVAKDRTTYVELSTNKTNHVQVRSREEKGSEGKEDRRRDLAAGERGRESERERGSRMTEERGGEQIGRREEECVDETDISESDERTSPEKKQGFPSLSLSSSIDPGITLSPYIALNTEERRRRFRWMCNTDAGKLPMISKKPGQDLVDWSYDPYPTDANKDLTWGAQSILGSVLAMCLWAEGGSDLE; from the exons ATGTACTTGATGAATGTGCCTCCAGTTGCGGCTATTCACTCAGAATGGAGGTCCTCGTGCGGTGGTCCGCCCAGAGGCTTTAGCGGTCTACCCCTGTGCTTCAATGACTCTGACAGCGACTTGTCCACCACTGGAACACCCATCCCAGAGAAAGTCCAGATGATCATAGAGAGCTTAAGGAGCACCCAGTCCTCACTTGACATGGGCGACGAGATGGAGTTGAACCAGGTACTATCAGGACAACCGGGGCAGGAGGCTGGAGCCCGGAGTTCCCAGGGCCAAGGTTTCAAGGCCCGAAGGGGACCTCCTTTGGTGACAGGTCCTAGTTCCAAATTCAGAGGACCTCCTCCTCCCACTCACTCTGATATCTTGCTGGCACTGCCAGAAGTTTCCTCTAATGTTGATTCAGAGAGCCCAAGTGCTGACAGTGATGACTCAAGCGATGGCATTGAAGAGGCAATACAGGAGTACCTGAAGGAAAAGGACGACCACAAACGCAAGGCTGAGCCGGAGGCAGCTGGTAATGTACTACAGCCGCCTAAGACGCCCCGGAGGGAGGCTCCTCTAGCCGTTCCAGAACCTCCTAAACAACATTCTGACAGCAATAAGGTTTTAACTGCCAGCAACCAGGTCCCAAGAAGTGTGAAAACATATACTCAAAACACTGTACCACCAACcatgaaaaaacatgtaaaaagcAAGACACCCACTTGCAAAGAGAATCCCTTCAAGAAAATGGATACAAGCAAAGCAGTGGTGGTAAAAAAATTGGCCTCTTTTGAAAAGAAGAGAGGCCCCTCTAATGTGTACCTGCTCTCTGACAAACTGAAGGGACCTGTACTGAACAGCAAGTCAGAGAAATCAATGAAGCTGGAGGAACACTTGTCTGACAGTGACAGTAGCAGCAGCAGTGATGACGGCATTGAGGAGGCCATTCAGCGCTACCAGCAGGAGAAGAGGAAAGATAGACATGAAGGAGGAGGCAGACAGTCCACCAAACCCCTTCGCCACCTCAAAGAGGAAGCAGACTCTAGCAGCAGCAGCGATGACGGAATAGAAGAAGCTATTCGCCGTTACCAGCTGGAAAAGCAGAAAGAGAAGAGTGTAACCAAgctctctctatctctaccCAAGCAAAAGCAAGTGAGCAGGGGGGCAACTGCTCAACACTGTCCTGAGAACGCAAACAATCAGGCAGGGGCAgtgaaaaaacacaaactgtctaaaaagaaaaagaaaaaaccaGAGACATCCTCTCTACCCTCTCAGACTCCTGGTTCCTCGCTCTCCCTTATCAAAAACAGATTGCCAGCTAGCAGCCCCAAGGGGAACAGCCTCCTGTCCACCAAAGTGGAGCCCCTGCAACAGAAAGAGCAGGAGCTGGGTGCCACCCCAGGCCCAGCCACCCTGAAGGTCAACACTATTACCACCACAGCTGAGCTGATGTGTGCTGAGGCCATACTGGACATCTCCAAAGCTGTCATTAAAATGCCAGACACCTTCAACCCTAACGCAGCTGCTGGCCTTCTCAGTATCAACAGCAGTACCACAGAGCCAACCACCACCACTTCTCTTCTCATCTCTGGGAACTGCCCAGATGATGAGCGGAAAAGTGAGGATGAAAGCTCCATTGACAGCGAGGATGGGATTGAACAGGAAATCCGGAAGTTTCTCGAGCAGAAGGCCCAAATGCACAAACAGTCCCCTGGTACTGACTCAGCTGTTGGTACAAGTCCGGATGGAACTAACATAGTGACCGAACCAAAAAAACACCCCAAACTGAGTCCGGCCCAAAAGAAAACTATCAGACTGTCTTTGACTCAGAAAAGAAAGCGCAAAGAGGAAGACAACGGCAGAAAGGTTTCCAACGAGGAAGGAGAAACTGATCTCAAAATGAAAGAGGCCGATCCAAAGCCCTCCACCGAGCATGACGGACTGTCGAGCTTGTCCGCCTCCTGCCTGAAAAACACCCCTCAATTGGCCAGAGCCtcggagaggaggagagaacagaCCGGAGACAAGAGTAGCTCACTGGACAGCGACGAAGACCTGGACACAGCAATAAAAGACCTGCTCAAGACCAAGAAGAAGTTGAAGAAGAAGACTAGAGACAAGAAACCGCCGTCAGCATTAAGGAGCCTCAAAACAGAGCCTAAGCCCATCAGCCTTTTGAAAACCAGCCTTAAAGTCACCCCTACTAGTCCCTCTACCGAGAGCAGAAacgataaaaaaaagaaagggagaatTAGTAAGAATGTGTCAAGTCACCCACAAAGCAACAAGAAGAAAGAATCCCTAAACCAGGcaaatgagacagacagagctgaAGTAAACCGAGATGTAGAAGGGCTGTCAACAGAGGGTAGCCCAGTTGTTGTTCAGATAAAAGAAGACAGCAGTTCAGTGGACAGTGATGACAGCATTGAGCAGGAGATCAGAAAGTTCCTTGCGGAGAAGGCTAAGGTTTCTACTTCCGCTGTAAAAACGGCTGACGGACAGGACGTTGGGAATGGGAGTGGCAAGACTACAGTCCCTGTCATGGAGAGATGCATCAAATCGGAAAATCAGCTGGCTGAAATTTCAAGAATGGATGTTACTCAATTCTCTGAGCCGCCTCGCCAGACTAGTCCTGAGCAGAGAAGAATTCTAGGCAGGGGAGTCTTTCCGAACACAACCCCTGCAAATCAAGGAAACCCCACCACCCCAGACACCGCCAGGGGGTCGTGTCTCGTTTTACCCCTCACCCCAAGCTCCTACCCTCCCGCTATGGAGCCcaccaatggcactgggtcaggGGCTGCCAGGGCAGAAAAGAGGAGGAGATCCAGTTCGGGATCAGGAAGCAGCGATGCCCACCAGAGTGCCAGCTCAGAGATGGCAAGGGGTCATGACCACAAGTCATTTCCAAGCCCCGGCACCTCTTTGCCTAGAACTGACTCAGAGCAGAGCAAGGGCCAAGCCATCCCTACCACTCAGACAAAAGAGAAGATCCATAAGCGGAACCCATTCCAGTACAGCTCCCCTAGTTTGGGAGAAAAGACAGCCAGGACCCCAGCATATCAGTGTGGTGTGCCCACCGGCCTCTTCGACCATAGGAGGAGCGCTGAGACTGCATCTAGAGCCGACACGCCTGTCTCCACCTGTCCACCTGTCAGGACAGGGCGTAGCCTCAGAACCCCACTGGTTCCTTTCCACCGCCCCTCATCCTTCGAGACCACGTCCACGTCAGCCGCTGTTTTCAGCTCCCCTTTCCCCAGCTTGACCCGGAGACCTACGGCGACGGGGCCTTCAGGAAGGTACTTCCTCCATGGCCACGCGTCCGGTTCGGGCCACCGCTGGGGTTCGTCCCCGACCCTGGCCCCGGGACTGGCGGAGAGCAGCGTGGTACACGTGGCCAAGGACCGGACGACGTACGTTGAGCTGTCCACGAACAAGACCAATCACGTACAGGTCAGAAgcagggaggagaaagggagcgAGGGAAAGGAGGACAGGAGGCGAGATTTGGCCgcaggagagaggggaagggaaagtgagagggaaagggggagcAGGATgacagaggaaagaggaggagagcagaTAGGAAGACGGGAAGAGGAGTGTGTAGATGAGACAGATATCAGCGAGTCAGATGAGAGGACGAGCCCAGAGAAGAAGCAGGGCTTTCCCTCTTT GTCCCTGTCCAGCTCCATTGACCCTGGTATCACCCTCAGCCCATACATAGCACTGAACACAGAGGAGAGACGCAGGAGGTTCAGATGGATGTGTAATACAGATGCTGGGAAGCTGCCAATG ATCTCCAAGAAGCCGGGACAAGATTTGGTGGATTGGAGTTACGATCCCTACCCAACAGATGCCAATAAGGATTTGACTTGGGGTGCTCAGAGTATATTGGGCAGTGTATTGGCAATGTGCCTTTGGGCTGAAGGGGGTTCAGATCTGGAATAG